In Cottoperca gobio chromosome 1, fCotGob3.1, whole genome shotgun sequence, a genomic segment contains:
- the LOC115003782 gene encoding fascin-like, producing the protein MSANGVDGDLLQIPLGLINSEGKYLTAETFGFKINASASSLKKKQTWTLEQTGEDGSAVFLRSHLGRYLATDKDGNVTADSETRGGRDCRFVITAHEDGRWSLQSEPYGRFLGGSEDRITCFAQTATPAERWSVHLAVHPQVNLYSFTRKRFAHLSAHGERQEVSIDRDVPWGVDSLVTLVYRDQRYHLETSDNRFLRNDGSLSTKTDKDTGYMLEFRSGKVAFCDCNGRYLAPTGPTGTMRSGKSARVGKDELFGLERSHAQVVLTAGNERNVSTRQGIDLSANQDEEGDQEVFQLEMSREDRKCAFRTAAGKYWTLTASGGLQCTASTKSADSYFELEWRDGRVCVRAANNKYVIAKRNGQLAATVDSAGEAEQFLMKLINRPIIVLRGEHGFIGARKAGMATLDSNRASYDVFQLEFHNGAYSLKDSQGKYWCVGDDTAVGCSSSTPVQFQFEFCDLNKMAIRALGGKYLKGDHAGGLKASVDSLDSATRWEY; encoded by the exons ATGTCCGCAAACGGCGTCGACGGGGACTTGCTGCAGATCCCTCTGGGGCTCATCAACAGCGAGGGGAAGTATCTGACGGCGGAGACCTTCGGCTTCAAAATCAACGCCTCGGCCAGCAGCCTGAAGAAGAAGCAAACCTGGACCCTGGAGCAGACCGGAGAGGACGGCAGCGCCGTGTTCCTCCGCTCCCACCTGGGCCGCTACCTCGCCACGGACAAAGACGGCAACGTTACCGCGGACAGCGAGACGCGCGGCGGACGGGACTGCCGCTTCGTCATCACCGCGCACGAAGACGGGCGGTGGTCTCTGCAGTCCGAGCCCTATGGCCGGTTCCTCGGCGGCAGCGAGGACCGGATCACCTGCTTTGCGCAAACTGCCACACCGGCAGAGAGATGGAGCGTGCACCTGGCTGTGCACCCGCAAGTTAACCTGTACAGTTTTACGCGCAAACGCTTCGCCCACCTGAGCGCGCACGGGGAGCGGCAGGAGGTGTCAATAGACCGGGATGTCCCTTGGGGGGTGGATTCGCTTGTGACACTGGTCTACCGTGACCAGCGCTACCACCTCGAGACTTCTGACAACCGCTTCCTCCGAAATGATGGCAGCCTGTCCACAAAAACGGACAAGGACACCGGTTACATGCTGGAGTTCCGCTCTGGAAAAGTGGCATTCTGCGACTGCAACGGCCGCTACCTGGCGCCCACGGGCCCAACCGGCACAATGAGATCTGGGAAAAGCGCCCGGGTTGGGAAGGATGAACTGTTTGGCCTGGAGCGCAGCCACGCGCAGGTCGTGCTGACTGCAGGCAACGAGAGAAACGTCTCCACGAGGCAAG GCATAGATCTGTCAGCCAATCAGGACGAGGAAGGAGACCAGGAAGTCTTTCAGTTGGAGATGAGCCgtgaagacaggaagtgtgCCTTCAGAACCGCTGCCGGAAAATACTGGACTCTGACAGCATCTGGGGGACTGCAGTGCACTGCCTCCaccaa gtcGGCCGACAGTTACTTTGAACTTGAGTGGCGTGacggccgtgtgtgtgtgcgtgcggcTAACAACAAATATGTGATTGCCAAGAGGAACGGGCAGCTAGCTGCTACTGTTGACAGCGCAG GGGAGGCTGAACAGTTCCTGATGAAGCTGATCAACCGTCCGATCATAGTCCTTCGTGGGGAGCACGGTTTCATCGGGGCTCGTAAAGCAGGAATGGCTACCCTCGACTCCAACCGAGCATCATACGACGTTTTCCAGCTGGAGTTTCACAACGGAGCTTACTCACTTAAAG ACTCCCAGGGGAAGTATTGGTGTGTTGGAGACGACACAGCGGTGGGGTGCAGCAGCTCCACACCTGTCCAGTTCCAGTTTGAGTTCTGTGACCTCAACAAGATGGCCATCCGTGCTCTCGGGGGGAAGTACCTTAAAGGGGACCATGCTGGAGGGCTAAAGGCCAGCGTCGACTCCCTGGACAGCGCCACCCGCTGGGAATACTGA